A window from Ignavibacteriota bacterium encodes these proteins:
- a CDS encoding DUF2442 domain-containing protein: protein MIPRIIEARHVQDYTIWIRFSDGSDGQVDLKDELWGPVFEPLKDPVAFRKFQVHPELHTIVWENGADFSPEFLRKALHATA from the coding sequence ATGATACCGAGAATCATTGAAGCACGCCACGTGCAGGACTATACCATTTGGATCCGATTTAGTGATGGATCAGATGGCCAGGTCGACCTGAAGGACGAACTCTGGGGTCCTGTCTTTGAACCACTCAAGGATCCAGTGGCATTCCGCAAATTCCAAGTCCACCCGGAACTCCATACGATCGTATGGGAGAACGGCGCTGACTTCTCGCCCGAATTTCTCCGCAAAGCTCTGCACGCAACCGCCTAA